A part of Salvelinus alpinus chromosome 5, SLU_Salpinus.1, whole genome shotgun sequence genomic DNA contains:
- the LOC139575858 gene encoding growth arrest-specific protein 1-like yields the protein MKSWCSALALFSSVLLALDAQLICWQALLRCHEEADCELAYSQYLAACEGNIRGTRRQCPSHCINALIRLNHTRNGPYLERCDCGQDMECRDAKRAIEPCLPRRYPGDAGGIGCTEARQRCEDDTGCHSSLTAYLSYCGQLFNGRKCSSRCKATIQQMLFIPNGMLLNQCVCDGVERPFCEVVKENMSKLCQIGDHSVISDQADMDDMYEDEDYESKTEEIYPPDSNVSSPQLSSYMALLCITLARIFF from the coding sequence ATGAAAAGTTGGTGCAGCGCTCTGGCGCTCTTCTCATCGGTGCTGTTGGCGCTAGATGCCCAGTTAATATGTTGGCAAGCCCTGCTCCGATGCCACGAGGAGGCAGACTGTGAGCTTGCATATAGCCAGTATCTAGCCGCCTGTGAAGGAAACATCAGAGGCACCAGGAGGCAATGCCCCAGCCACTGTATCAACGCGTTGATAAGACTGAATCACACCCGCAATGGCCCTTACCTCGAGAGGTGTGACTGTGGTCAGGACATGGAGTGTAGGGATGCAAAGCGGGCGATTGAGCCATGCCTCCCCCGGAGGTATCCTGGAGACGCGGGGGGGATAGGATGCACAGAGGCCCGTCAACGCTGCGAGGACGACACCGGCTGCCACTCCTCCCTGACAGCCTACTTGTCTTACTGTGGGCAACTCTTCAACGGCAGGAAATGCTCGTCCAGGTGCAAGGCCACAATACAACAGATGctattcatcccaaatggcatgctACTAAACCAGTGTGTGTGCGACGGGGTGGAAAGGCCGTTCTGTGAGGTAGTCAAGGAGAACATGAGCAAACTGTGCCAGATTGGAGACCACAGTGTTATTTCAGACCAGGCAGATATGGACGATATGTATGAGGATGAAGACTATGAGTCGAAAACAGAGGAGATATATCCTCCTGACTCAAATGTTAGTTCCCCGCAGCTGTCAAGCTATATGGCCTTATTATGCATCACTCTCGCACGGAtattcttttga
- the LOC139575857 gene encoding serine/threonine-protein kinase ULK3-like isoform X2, translating to MASIFAPPKLANFILTERLGSGTYATVYKAYRKGDNREVVAVKVVGKKSLNKVSMENLLTEIEILKTVRHPHIVQLKDFQWDSENIYLILEWCSGGDLSRFIHSRRLLPERVARLFLQQIDFGFASYMSPWDEQSALRGSPLYMAPEMVCRRQYDSRVDLWSVGVILYETLFGRAPFASRSYAELEEKIRSDKPIELPAGARVSRNCRDLLLRLLDRDPDTRLTFTQFFSHPWVDLEHMPNEESLGKAKDLVLKAVQKDQEGDRSAALSLYCSALEHFVPAIHYETDRLRKDALRKKVSQYVSRAEGLKALVSADNSLCFEQFKSTRDILREMSRDQPRVLAALELASTAIAMEENGIEDHDTLALYQQSLGELLLALAAEGQGRRRELLHCEIKSLMTRAEYLKEQIKMLETQKDVSMDREPLSESVRSSCCVQ from the exons ATGGCTTCGATCTTCGCCCCACCGAAACTGGCTAATTTCATTCTCACAGAGAGGCTGGGCAGTGGCACCTATGCGACAGTTTACAAAGCCTACAGAAAG GGGGACAACCGGGAGGTGGTGGCAGTGAAGGTGGTTGGGAAGAAGAGTCTGAACAAGGTGTCTATGGAGAACCTGCTGACTGAGATAGAGATCCTGAAAACTGTTCGCCACCCTCACATTGTTCAGCTGAAGGACTTTCAG TGGGACAGTGAAAACATCTATCTGATCCTGGAGTGGTGTTCTGGTGGGGACCTGTCCCGTTTCATCCACAGTAGGCGCTTGCTACCTGAGAGGGTGGCTCGGCTCTTCCTGCAGCAGATAG ATTTTGGCTTTGCGAGTTACATGTCTCCGTGGGATGAGCAGAGTGCTCTGAGGGGCTCTCCTCTCTACATGGCCCCTGAGATGGTGTGTCGACGGCAGTATGACTCCAGGGTCGACCTCTGGTCTGTGGGAGTCATCCTGTATG AGACACTATTTGGCCGGGCACCATTTGCCTCCAGATCCTATGCTGAACTGGAGGAGAAGATCCGCAGTGACAAGCCCATCGAG CTGCCTGCAGGGGCCAGAGTGTCCAGGAACTGCAGGGACTTACTGCTGCGGCTGCTGGACAGGGACCCTGACACCCGCCTCACCTTCACTCAGTTCTTCTCCCACCCTTGGGTGGACCTCGAGCACATGCCCAATGAAGAGAGCCTGGGgaaagcg AAGGATCTGGTCCTGAAAGCTGTTCAGAAGGACCAGGAGGGGGATAGATCAGCTGCCCTGTCTCTGTACTGCAGCGCACTGGAACACTTTGTCCCCGCCATTCACT ATGAAACAGACAGACTGCGTAAAGATGCCCTCAGGAAAAAG GTTAGTCAGTACGTGTCCAGGGCAGAGGGGCTGAAAGCTCTGGTGTCTGCAGACAACAGCCTCTGCTTTGAGCAGTTCAAGTCCACCAGAGACATCCTGAGAG AGATGTCCCGTGACCAACCACGGGTGCTGGCTGCTCTGGAGCTGGCATCTACAGCCATCGCCATG GAGGAGAATGGGATAGAGGATCATGATACACTGGCTCTGTACCAGCAGAGTCTGGGAGAACTACTGCTAGCCCTGGCAG CTGAAGGCCAGGGGCGCCGGAGAGAGTTGCTCCACTGTGAG ATCAAGAGCCTAATGACCAGAGCTGAATACCTCAAAGAACAGATCAAG ATGCTAGAGACCCAAAAAGACGTGTCAATGGATAGAGAGCCTCTATCAGAATCTGTGAGAAGTT CATGCTGTGTGCAGTGA
- the LOC139575857 gene encoding serine/threonine-protein kinase ULK3-like isoform X1: MASIFAPPKLANFILTERLGSGTYATVYKAYRKGDNREVVAVKVVGKKSLNKVSMENLLTEIEILKTVRHPHIVQLKDFQWDSENIYLILEWCSGGDLSRFIHSRRLLPERVARLFLQQIACALQFLHNHNISHLDLKPQNILLNGSVLKLADFGFASYMSPWDEQSALRGSPLYMAPEMVCRRQYDSRVDLWSVGVILYETLFGRAPFASRSYAELEEKIRSDKPIELPAGARVSRNCRDLLLRLLDRDPDTRLTFTQFFSHPWVDLEHMPNEESLGKAKDLVLKAVQKDQEGDRSAALSLYCSALEHFVPAIHYETDRLRKDALRKKVSQYVSRAEGLKALVSADNSLCFEQFKSTRDILREMSRDQPRVLAALELASTAIAMEENGIEDHDTLALYQQSLGELLLALAAEGQGRRRELLHCEIKSLMTRAEYLKEQIKMLETQKDVSMDREPLSESVRSSCCVQ; encoded by the exons ATGGCTTCGATCTTCGCCCCACCGAAACTGGCTAATTTCATTCTCACAGAGAGGCTGGGCAGTGGCACCTATGCGACAGTTTACAAAGCCTACAGAAAG GGGGACAACCGGGAGGTGGTGGCAGTGAAGGTGGTTGGGAAGAAGAGTCTGAACAAGGTGTCTATGGAGAACCTGCTGACTGAGATAGAGATCCTGAAAACTGTTCGCCACCCTCACATTGTTCAGCTGAAGGACTTTCAG TGGGACAGTGAAAACATCTATCTGATCCTGGAGTGGTGTTCTGGTGGGGACCTGTCCCGTTTCATCCACAGTAGGCGCTTGCTACCTGAGAGGGTGGCTCGGCTCTTCCTGCAGCAGATAG CCTGCGCACTTCAGTTTCTCCATAATCATAACATCTCCCATCTGGACCTGAAACCCCAGAACATTCTGCTCAATGGTTCTGTTCTTAAACTAGCAG ATTTTGGCTTTGCGAGTTACATGTCTCCGTGGGATGAGCAGAGTGCTCTGAGGGGCTCTCCTCTCTACATGGCCCCTGAGATGGTGTGTCGACGGCAGTATGACTCCAGGGTCGACCTCTGGTCTGTGGGAGTCATCCTGTATG AGACACTATTTGGCCGGGCACCATTTGCCTCCAGATCCTATGCTGAACTGGAGGAGAAGATCCGCAGTGACAAGCCCATCGAG CTGCCTGCAGGGGCCAGAGTGTCCAGGAACTGCAGGGACTTACTGCTGCGGCTGCTGGACAGGGACCCTGACACCCGCCTCACCTTCACTCAGTTCTTCTCCCACCCTTGGGTGGACCTCGAGCACATGCCCAATGAAGAGAGCCTGGGgaaagcg AAGGATCTGGTCCTGAAAGCTGTTCAGAAGGACCAGGAGGGGGATAGATCAGCTGCCCTGTCTCTGTACTGCAGCGCACTGGAACACTTTGTCCCCGCCATTCACT ATGAAACAGACAGACTGCGTAAAGATGCCCTCAGGAAAAAG GTTAGTCAGTACGTGTCCAGGGCAGAGGGGCTGAAAGCTCTGGTGTCTGCAGACAACAGCCTCTGCTTTGAGCAGTTCAAGTCCACCAGAGACATCCTGAGAG AGATGTCCCGTGACCAACCACGGGTGCTGGCTGCTCTGGAGCTGGCATCTACAGCCATCGCCATG GAGGAGAATGGGATAGAGGATCATGATACACTGGCTCTGTACCAGCAGAGTCTGGGAGAACTACTGCTAGCCCTGGCAG CTGAAGGCCAGGGGCGCCGGAGAGAGTTGCTCCACTGTGAG ATCAAGAGCCTAATGACCAGAGCTGAATACCTCAAAGAACAGATCAAG ATGCTAGAGACCCAAAAAGACGTGTCAATGGATAGAGAGCCTCTATCAGAATCTGTGAGAAGTT CATGCTGTGTGCAGTGA
- the LOC139575859 gene encoding complexin-3-like: MAFLVKQMVGGHVKNLTGGLTEEKPEGEKSEAAAAGMTQEEFEQYQQQLEEEKQERDASFAQKKAERATVRSHFRDKYRLPKNELDDTQIQQAGDDVELPTELAKMIADDNKEEASKTSVLGQLTNIQNVDMDQLKDKAQATLEDLKQSAEKCNLM; this comes from the exons ATGGCTTTTCTGGTGAAACAAATGGTGGGAGGGCATGTGAAGAATCTAACCGGGGGTTTGACTGAGGAAAAGCCCGAAGGAGAGAAATCGGAAGCCGCAGCGGCAGGAATGACCCAGGAGGAATTTGAACAATATCAACAACAGTTAGAGGAGGAAAA GCAGGAACGAGATGCTAGTTTTGCGCAGAAGAAAGCTGAGCGGGCAACAGTTAGAAGTCACTTCCGGGACAAATACAGACTGCCAAAG AATGAGCTGGATGACACTCAGATCCAGCAGGCGGGGGATGACGTGGAGCTGCCCACAGAGCTAGCCAAGATGATCGCTGACGACAACAAGGAGGAGGCGTCCAAAACGTCTGTCCTGGGCCAGCTGACCAACATCCAGAATGTGGACATGGACCAGCTGAAGGACAAGGCCCAGGCCACGCTGGAAGACCTCAAACAGTCTGCTGAGAAGTGCAATCTCATGTga